AGAATACGAAGACAAATAAGTTGGTTAGTAGATTCGAAAATATATACTCAAGAAAAGCAAAGTGAAAAATTAGCTTTCAGAGTGAAAAAGCATCAATCTAAGTTACTTAAAAAACTAGGCGACTCAGATATGCAGTTACAATATAATAAAGTAAAAAATTTAGAAATTGTTGTAGAAAAAATCAATGGAACACTCATAAAACCCAATGAAACTTTTTCTTTTTGTAAAACAGTAGGATTACCAACCAAAAAGAAAGGCTATAAATTGGGAATGGAACTCTCTTTTGGCGAAGCAAAAACAGGAATTGGAGGTGGAATTTGTCAAAGCTCAAATTTATTGCATTGGTTGGCTTTGCATTCTCCTCTTACAATAAATGAAAGACATCATCACAGTTTTGATCCGTTTCCTGATGATGGGCGTGTGTTACCTTTTGCAAGTGGTGCAACTGTTTTTTATAATTACCTAGATTTCCAGCTTACTAATACGACAAATTATACCTTTCAAATCAATCTTTGGCTAACTGATAAACTTTTAGAAGGTGAAATACGAATTAATGAAGAATTAGATTTTGCTTATCATGTCTTTGAGAAAAATCATAAGTTTTTAAAGCAAAAAGGAGACTTTTTTAGAACAAATGAAATATGGAGAAATAAAATATTAAAGTTTCAAAGTGGAAAAATAGTTGATACAGAATTGATTACAAAGAATTTTGGACGGGTAAAGTACAAACCTCAAGAGTACGAAAGTGTAGAATGAGCTAACAAAATCAACATAAACAGTTCTCTTGTAAGTAAAAATTGTATTTAAGTGGTATATAATTTAATTATTTGTAATAAAAATTACTTGTAGTTATTAATATGAAATAAAATTTTGCTTTTTTAAATTAATTCAAACTATTGTGCTGTGAGTTACTAAATTATTTGTGCAATAGAATGATTAATTTAGTAAATTATTTGTGTTTTTCACGTAAAAAATAGTTAATTACTTTACATGATTAATTTAATTAACTATGTAAGTCTATTTATATCTTCAAAATGTACCTAAATTTGCACTCTTATTTCTTTAAATGAAAAAATATCCCCTTAGATTAGAGAATTAATAAAAAGTTATGTACATGTTCCCCTACTCAAACTTAAGCACTATCGATTAACGTGAACTCGGTTTTTAACTAATTGACTTTCAGTGTTTTGTTTACTTATTTCAGTTATTTTTGTCAAAAAAGGCTAAAAAAGGTTATTTTTGAATAGCTCTACTCAACTTTAACCTCTTTAGCCTTATGTTTGACAAAACTATAAAATTCGACGAAGACCACCTAATCGGTATTTTTTATTTAGTAGATGAGTTCTGTTTACAAGCTCAATCTTATGTATCTAGTAAATGGGTGGGAACAAAAAGCAGTTCCACTTTCACCCCTTCTCCTACTCGTGTTCCCCAGTTATCAGCTAGTGAAATAATGACTATTTTAGTATATTATAATTACTCAGGTTATAAGAATTTTCAATACTATTATCAACGTTTTGTGTGTAACGATTTAGTCCCTTATTTTCCTAAACTTTGCTCCTATAACCGATTTTTAGAATTAATAGAAAGGGTAAGTTTACCTATGTATGTACTCGCCAAACTCCTGTGTGCTAAAAGTGAAGAAACAGGTACTTACTTCATTGATTCTAAGAAAATAGTTGTTTCTGATAATCGTCGTATTCACTCTCATAAAGTGTTCAAAGACATTGCAAAACGAGGAAAAGGGTCAATGGGGTGGTTTTTTGGATTTAAACTTCACTTAGTCATCAATCATTTAGGAGAGGTAATGGCTTTTGAAATTACAGCAGCAAATAAGGCTGATAATAACCACAATCTACTCAAAAATTTATTGAAAAATTTGAAAGGAAATTGCTTTGGTGATAAAGGATATTTGACAAAACTTTGGGAACAACTCTATGAAAAGGGACTTAAAATGATAACTAAAACAAAAAAAAATATGAAGAATCAACTCATCACATTGAAAGAAAAATACACACTTAGAAAAAGAGCCATTATTGAATCTGTAAATGATATTTTAATTTCCGTTTTTGACGTAGAACATTCTAGACATAGGAAGCCTATAAACGCATTTACGCATATGGCAGCTACAATAGTAGCTTATCATTTCTACCCAGAAAAACCTAGAATATTTGTACCTAAATAATACCGAGTTCACGTTCGATTATGACAATGAAAATGATTTTCTTTTACTTACAATGAAAGGAAATATGAATTTTGAAGGATACAAAAATTATTTTTTTGATATTCTTAAAGCTGCTAAAGAATATAATTGTAGGCATTGGATTTATGATTTATCAGAATTTGAATATGACTCTTTACAAGCTAGAATATGGCAGGTTTCTGTTTTTTTACCAAAATGTTTTAGAGAATTAAATCAAGAAATAATAATAGCTATGATTCCCCCTCCTAATCCTATACATAGAATGGGAATTAAGACAGCCATGAAAGCAACTGATATGATGAACTATCCTTATCAACTAAGTTATTTCTCTACTCTTGAAAAAGCTAAAGACTGGACTTTGAGTAAAAAATAAGCAGTAAAATTAGTTGTTTTTATCATATTTTTTTGGCGCATACAAAAAACCGTATGCTTCTGAATCATTTTTTTTATGAGAACGATGATGAACACCATGCGCCCTAACAATGCGTTTGAGATATGCATTTTTGACTTTGATTTTTATAAACGGAATTCTGTTATGTGTCAAAATGTCATGAAAAATAGCGTACATTATTCCATAAAGTGAAATTCCTATTCCCAAGGCTAATAAAATATTCCATTTGGGATAGGTAATTCCTACAATAATCATTACCATAGATTGAACTGAAAAAATAACAGCAAAAATATCATTTACTTCTAGAGTATGATTATGATTGGTATGATGAGATTTGTGCAAAAACCACAAAAAACCGTGCATAATATATTTGTGTGTAAACCAAGCCACACCTTCCATAAAAATAGCTGTAAGAATACTAACGCAGATAATTTGCCAAAGAGATAACATCAGATAAGTTGTGAGTTATAAATTGTGAGTTCTGAATTGAAATGCAATTTCATTTTTGAAATTACTAGATTAATACCATGTAACATAAATTATTTTGTGTAAAACAGGGTTAAAACTCTGTTCAATTTATAATTCTGCCATTGTCAGTAAAATACAAACAAACTTATGTTACAAGGTATTAATAACTTTTGTTTTAAAAAGAAGGTTTTCATTAATTTCAATTTTGTGATTTCTCATTGCATTTACATCTAAATTGCTTTCTGATGTTATAGTAACTTCATCAATTCTACCTTCTAAAATCAGACTTTTAAATTGGTTTTAGCGTCTATCTCTCCAGTTATTTCTACGGTTAAGTTTCAAATCCTGTAATAAACTAGATTTTACACGCAAATCAAGAGAGTAACCACGACGGAAACCAACTGGTGTCCAACTTACACGAAGCTCCCAGCAATGTAAATCTCTATGAATATTAAAAGTAGCATCTGAAAATGTATTGAGTTCTAAATCATAACTAGCATTATAGGCTACCTTCCATTTTGGTGTAACACTCACATCTCCATTAAAAGATAAGTTTTGGCTGGCATTTCCTTCTATCAATCCTGTACGAGAATAATTCCAATTATAACTTACACTTATTGTCCAAGGGACATCAAAATCTACATACAAATTTCTATTCTGATTAATAAAATCTAAATCGGCTTGCGAAATAGCCTGACTACTTGCCTCCTCTTCATTATCACTCTTAAAACCATCTGCTGATAAAGAAGTATTCAAAGAAATAGCTAATGTACTCAGTGTTCCTATACTTGCGCCTTCTGTCCAAGCATATCGATCTATTTTTCTTTGTGTGACGACTAAATTAGTTAGTGTATCTCTAGTTAGAGCTTCATAGGTGTAAGGATCAATCGCCCCTCTGACATTGATACCTATCTTGTTTTTGAATAACGATGTTCTTAGATTGACATTGATATTACCTAAATTAAAAGAATCTGCTGCTAAATTATAAGACGATGAAAAGTCAAAGCTATCTAATAACTTACGTTTTTCATCTTTTCCTTCCTTGGTTTCTACTTTTGCTTCTAAAGTATTACGCAATGAAAAAGAAACTGTTCCAGATTCTCCAGTTGAGGGAGAGCCATAAAGCCCAGTCATACGAGCAATACGCTGCGTTCGTCCATCTTCACTTACTTGTACTTCTTGATAAAAACCAAAACGAGGATCGCTAAAATCAGGTTGATAACTCAGTGAAATAGTTGGAATCATAGTATGACGCAATGCTTTAAACTTTTGACTTTTAAATAAAAAAGTAGAGTAAAAAGTAGTTGTGAAATCTACTGAGGCATTGTAAGAATAAAACTGTGAAATTCCTTGATTAACAATTGTTCTGACAGTATCTTTTTGTGTCCATTCATAGGAATTGCGACTTCCATAAATAACTTGAGTAAAGTTAGCACTAGGATTCATTTTGAAATAACGTAGGAAAGTAACCGAAGTAGAAAGAGGAACTGAATGTTTTAATCCCCATTGCAAATTATCTAGTATTTCAGGCAAATTATCCATATCAAAAGCAAGAGTATCAGATGCTTTACGTTGGTCTGAAGGAATTTTGAAATTGCCTTTTATATTGTTTGTAAGTAAATTAGAAATCTTTGCTTGCCCATCCAAACGATAAGAAAAACCAAGTTGAGCTAATGGAGATTGAGAGTTTTTGACCAACTTTCGAAGTGGAAAAATACGATTCATACTTAAGTTAGCTTGTGGCGAAACATTTGTAATTTTGGACTGTAAGTTTTGGTCATGTCTTAGACTTCCTGAAAATACAAACGGTGTTCCTGTAAATGTTTTATTATAGTTGATGCCTGAATTTACAGAAGCCTGTGTATAATCATTTGGATTAAATGAATTTCGCTCATTAAATTGAGAAGTCATAATATTGACATTAGCAGAAAAAGAAGAAGAACCTCTTGATTTTGGATTGTGTGACCAAGTAAGACGAAAGTCATTACTACTACTCTCATCAATTCCTCGTTCTTGCGCTCTAATAGTATTCATTCTAAAGTCAAAATTACCAGTATAATAATAGCGTTTTGCATAACGACTACGAAGAGAAGCACCATAAACACCCTTTGAATAGGCTTCTCCCAAGAAAGTAAGGTCAATATGGTCGCTAATGGCCCAATAATATCCACCGTCTCTCAAATAAAAACCACGCTCTTGTGTTTCTCCATAACTAGGAATAATTATTCCCGAACTACGAGTTTTTGGAATAGGTAAAAGTCCAAATGGAAAACCAACTGGCGTTGGAATATCCATTATTTCTAGCTGAAAAGGACCTGTAATGATTTGTTTGTTTTCTATCACCTTTAATTTTTTCGAACGAATACGAAAGTGAGGATGAGAAGTATTAGTACAGGTTGTATACGAGCCTTCAACGCCATTAAAATTACCTTCAGCATCACGCTTTCCAGTTTCTAAAAGCAAGAAACCTTCTCCTTCTTTTTTTACAATATCAGTTACAATAGCTCTTTCGCTCACAAAATTATACCTTATTTTTTTTGCTTTATATTCGTCATCTCCTTGTTTGAAAATAGGTGTTTCGGTTAAACCTCCCAATGAATCTTTTAATCCTATGGCTGTCAGTTCGTTTGTATTCCAGTCTAAAGTAATATTATCTGATTTTAAATTAATATTGGTATAATCAATTTCAGACTTTGTATAAAGAATAATTTTTTGAGTTTTGAAGTCATATTTTATCGAATCAGTAGCTGAATAAGTTACAATATCTGTAAAGTCTCCACTTGCAGCAGGACGATTTACTGTATCACTTTCTTCTAAGTCAATAGAATCAAGAGCAGCTTGTTGTTTCAATTCATTGAGTTTGTTTAAGCTATCCAATGAGATAGTAAGAGGTTTTATATCTTGACCATAAGCTGATGAGCCAAAAAATAAGGCAAGAAGGCAACAGAAAATAAATAAAATTCTAAAACGCATAAAACTGTAAAATAGATAAATCAGAAAGGAAAAAGATAATTTCTTTTGTTGTGTGAGTTTGAGTATGTAAAAATACATCAAAAAGACGGTGCAAAGGTAGCAAATGCAATGCTTTTACTCTATTTTAACTGCAATTTAATAGTATTTAATTCTTTAAATTTTCTCCTTTTAGCTTTTTTAGACAAAAAAGCCTTTTATTCAAGTTATTTAAGAGGAAATCAACTCTATTTTCTTTGTAATTATTCATATCAAAATTACGATATAACATAGATGTAAAACAATTTACTTCAAAAACCCTTTATAAACTGTAAAATATATTTTCATAATTTAACTGTTCATTTATTTTTTAATCTTACCCTATTACTTTATGCTCTTACAATTTTTATTACAAGTTCAAGATACAACAGCTACAACTGCAAAAGGACAAATTGATTTATTGACAAAAGGTTATAACACACTTGTTGATAAACTTATAGGTTGGTTTGAAGCTCTTGCTGCTGCACTTCCAAATTTTATATTGGCAATTGTTGTTTTATTGGCTTTTTATTTTTTAGCTAAAGGGGCAAAATCATTAATCAATAAAGTACTTTCAAAATGGGTAGATAATAAAAATTTACTTGATTTAGCCTCACAGATTTTATTTACAATTATTATTTTAGTAGGAATGTTCTTTGCTTTGGGCGTTCTTAACCTTGACAAAACAGTTACTTCACTTTTGGCTGGTGCTGGTGTAATTGGTCTTGCGCTTAGTTTTGCTTTTCAAGATTTGGCTACTAATTTTGTTTCAGGTGTTTTTATCACAATTCAAAAACCATTGCGTGTTGGAGACTTGGTAGAAACAAATGATTATACAGGAATTGTAAAGAGAATTGGTTTGAGAGCGATTGATATTGAAGATTTTAATGGACGTTATATTATTATCCCTTCAAAAGAAGTTTTTCAAAATCCATTAGTCAATTATAACGAAACAAAATATAGAAGAATTAATCTTTCTGTAGGAGTATCGTATGGAGACAATATGAAGGAAGTCAGAAAACTTTTATATAACACTGTAAAAGCTGTAAAAGAAGTAAGTACCTCTCACGCTGATGTTAGAATTGATTTTGATGGTTTTGGAGATAGTTCTATCAATTTTATAGCTCGTTTTTTTATTGATAAAAGTGATGAAAAGTCATATAAAATAGCTGAAGTAGAAGTTGCAACTGCCATAAAAGAAGCCTTTGATGCAAATGATATTATGATTCCATTCCCTATTCGTACCTTGGATTTTGGAATACGTGGAGGCGAAAAGCTCAATGAAGTTTTTACGCTCAATGATGAAAATAAAGAAAATGGCAAGGAACAGAAACAGAACGAGAATGAAAAACAAGCAAATAATAAAAATCAAAATTAATTTTTGAGTTCTCAAAGATGATTATCTATATGTCTGTTGGTGGTTGGTGAGACCTCAACAATGGCAAAAGGGGGTAAACAGGACAGTACCTGCAATGGATGTTCCAATAGCCCAAAGTGTTTCAATTATAGTAGATGCCAAAGTACTTATAATATGTGTCTTGGATATATTTTTATTTTGTTCCATATTTCCCTCCTTTTGTTTGTAGTTTAGTAAATTTGATATAGCTCTTATTATTACCAAAATAGTGATGAAAAAAGTTGTTGGAACAAAACCATTGCGAGGCAAAGCTG
This is a stretch of genomic DNA from Bernardetia sp. MNP-M8. It encodes these proteins:
- a CDS encoding VanW family protein, whose translation is MTKQRKLLSQYHPVLYFISVWEKRIRRQISWLVDSKIYTQEKQSEKLAFRVKKHQSKLLKKLGDSDMQLQYNKVKNLEIVVEKINGTLIKPNETFSFCKTVGLPTKKKGYKLGMELSFGEAKTGIGGGICQSSNLLHWLALHSPLTINERHHHSFDPFPDDGRVLPFASGATVFYNYLDFQLTNTTNYTFQINLWLTDKLLEGEIRINEELDFAYHVFEKNHKFLKQKGDFFRTNEIWRNKILKFQSGKIVDTELITKNFGRVKYKPQEYESVE
- a CDS encoding mechanosensitive ion channel; the encoded protein is MLLQFLLQVQDTTATTAKGQIDLLTKGYNTLVDKLIGWFEALAAALPNFILAIVVLLAFYFLAKGAKSLINKVLSKWVDNKNLLDLASQILFTIIILVGMFFALGVLNLDKTVTSLLAGAGVIGLALSFAFQDLATNFVSGVFITIQKPLRVGDLVETNDYTGIVKRIGLRAIDIEDFNGRYIIIPSKEVFQNPLVNYNETKYRRINLSVGVSYGDNMKEVRKLLYNTVKAVKEVSTSHADVRIDFDGFGDSSINFIARFFIDKSDEKSYKIAEVEVATAIKEAFDANDIMIPFPIRTLDFGIRGGEKLNEVFTLNDENKENGKEQKQNENEKQANNKNQN
- a CDS encoding beta-carotene hydroxylase, whose translation is MLSLWQIICVSILTAIFMEGVAWFTHKYIMHGFLWFLHKSHHTNHNHTLEVNDIFAVIFSVQSMVMIIVGITYPKWNILLALGIGISLYGIMYAIFHDILTHNRIPFIKIKVKNAYLKRIVRAHGVHHRSHKKNDSEAYGFLYAPKKYDKNN
- a CDS encoding putative LPS assembly protein LptD; translation: MRFRILFIFCCLLALFFGSSAYGQDIKPLTISLDSLNKLNELKQQAALDSIDLEESDTVNRPAASGDFTDIVTYSATDSIKYDFKTQKIILYTKSEIDYTNINLKSDNITLDWNTNELTAIGLKDSLGGLTETPIFKQGDDEYKAKKIRYNFVSERAIVTDIVKKEGEGFLLLETGKRDAEGNFNGVEGSYTTCTNTSHPHFRIRSKKLKVIENKQIITGPFQLEIMDIPTPVGFPFGLLPIPKTRSSGIIIPSYGETQERGFYLRDGGYYWAISDHIDLTFLGEAYSKGVYGASLRSRYAKRYYYTGNFDFRMNTIRAQERGIDESSSNDFRLTWSHNPKSRGSSSFSANVNIMTSQFNERNSFNPNDYTQASVNSGINYNKTFTGTPFVFSGSLRHDQNLQSKITNVSPQANLSMNRIFPLRKLVKNSQSPLAQLGFSYRLDGQAKISNLLTNNIKGNFKIPSDQRKASDTLAFDMDNLPEILDNLQWGLKHSVPLSTSVTFLRYFKMNPSANFTQVIYGSRNSYEWTQKDTVRTIVNQGISQFYSYNASVDFTTTFYSTFLFKSQKFKALRHTMIPTISLSYQPDFSDPRFGFYQEVQVSEDGRTQRIARMTGLYGSPSTGESGTVSFSLRNTLEAKVETKEGKDEKRKLLDSFDFSSSYNLAADSFNLGNINVNLRTSLFKNKIGINVRGAIDPYTYEALTRDTLTNLVVTQRKIDRYAWTEGASIGTLSTLAISLNTSLSADGFKSDNEEEASSQAISQADLDFINQNRNLYVDFDVPWTISVSYNWNYSRTGLIEGNASQNLSFNGDVSVTPKWKVAYNASYDLELNTFSDATFNIHRDLHCWELRVSWTPVGFRRGYSLDLRVKSSLLQDLKLNRRNNWRDRR
- a CDS encoding IS982 family transposase, producing the protein MFDKTIKFDEDHLIGIFYLVDEFCLQAQSYVSSKWVGTKSSSTFTPSPTRVPQLSASEIMTILVYYNYSGYKNFQYYYQRFVCNDLVPYFPKLCSYNRFLELIERVSLPMYVLAKLLCAKSEETGTYFIDSKKIVVSDNRRIHSHKVFKDIAKRGKGSMGWFFGFKLHLVINHLGEVMAFEITAANKADNNHNLLKNLLKNLKGNCFGDKGYLTKLWEQLYEKGLKMITKTKKNMKNQLITLKEKYTLRKRAIIESVNDILISVFDVEHSRHRKPINAFTHMAATIVAYHFYPEKPRIFVPK